A stretch of Sandaracinaceae bacterium DNA encodes these proteins:
- a CDS encoding carcinine hydrolase/isopenicillin-N N-acyltransferase family protein, producing MLRKVFDEARSYEEAVMTLAETPIASDCLLLVTGTKAGEMVVIERTSTRSALRAPANGLVVVTNDYRAIDDGFERPGDALAATSCGRFDRATHLASSSTPTTFDAAFEILLDEKVRMEITVQSVVMHAASGACEVRLPTGGGVVAGR from the coding sequence CTGCTGCGAAAGGTGTTCGACGAGGCGCGCAGCTACGAGGAGGCGGTCATGACGCTCGCCGAAACGCCCATCGCCTCGGACTGCCTGCTGCTCGTCACGGGCACGAAGGCGGGGGAGATGGTCGTCATCGAGCGGACGAGCACCCGCTCCGCCCTCCGAGCGCCCGCGAACGGGCTCGTGGTGGTCACCAACGACTACCGCGCCATCGACGACGGCTTCGAGCGCCCCGGAGACGCGCTGGCCGCCACGTCCTGTGGGCGCTTCGACCGAGCCACCCACCTCGCGTCGAGCTCGACGCCCACGACCTTCGACGCCGCGTTCGAGATCCTGCTCGACGAGAAGGTGCGCATGGAGATCACGGTGCAGAGCGTGGTGATGCACGCGGCGAGCGGCGCCTGTGAGGTGCGGCTCCCGACCGGCGGCGGCGTGGTCGCCGGTCGCTGA